One region of Tamandua tetradactyla isolate mTamTet1 chromosome 6, mTamTet1.pri, whole genome shotgun sequence genomic DNA includes:
- the LOC143688785 gene encoding tryptophan--tRNA ligase, cytoplasmic-like isoform X2 — protein MCPMDEIDSAVKMLLSLKKSYKTATGDDYESNCPPGNQAPESPSGPEAPEGTEDFVDPWTVQTSSAKGIDYDKLIVRFGSSKIDKELINRIEKATGQRPHRFLRRGIFFSHRDMNQVLDAYENKKPFYLYTGRGPSSEAMHVGHLIPFIFTKWLQDVFNVPLVIQMTDDEKYLWKDLTLDQPYGYAVENAKDIIACGFDIKKTFIFSDLDYMGMSPGFYKNVVKIQKHVTFNQVKGIFGFTNSDCIGKISFPAIQAAPSFSNSFPQIFKDRSDIQCLIPCAIDQDPYFRMTRDVAPRIGYPKPALLHSTFFPALQGAQTKMSASDPNSSIFLTDTAKQIKTKVNKHAFSGGRDTVEEHRQFGGNCEVDVSFMYLTFFLEDDDKLEQIKQDYTSGAMLTGELKKTLIEVLQPLIADHQARRQEVTEEIVKEFMTPRKLTFDFQ, from the exons ATGTGTCCAATG GATGAAATTGATTCTGCAGTAAAGATGTTGTTGTCATTGAAAAAGAGCTACAAAACTGCAACCGGGGACGACTACGAGTCTAACTGCCCTCCAGGGAATCAGGCCCCTGAGAGTCCTAGTGGCCCAGAGGCCCCAGAAGGCACAGAGGATTTTGTGGACCCATGGACAGTACAGACAAGCAGTGCAAAAGGCATTGACTATGACAAGCTCATTGTTCGGTTTGGAAGTAGTAAGATTGACAAAGAGTTGATAAACCgaatagagaaagccacaggccAGCGACCCCATCGCTTCCTGCGCAGAGGCATCTTCTTCTCACACAGAGATATGAATCAAGTACTCGATGCCTATGAAAATAAGAAGCCATTTTATCTGTACACTGGCAGGGGCCCTTCTTCTGAAGCCATGCACGTTGGTCACCTCATCCCATTTATTTTCACAAAGTGGCTGCAGGATGTGTTTAATGTGCCCTTGGTCATCCAGATGACAGACGATGAGAAGTACCTGTGGAAGGACCTGACCCTGGACCAACCCTACGGCTATGCCGTAGAGAATGCCAAGGACATTATTGCCTGTGGCTTTGACATAAAGAAGACTTTCATCTTCTCAGACCTTGACTACATGGGGATGAGCCCAGGCTTCTATAAGAATGTGGTGAAGATTCAGAAGCACGTTACCTTCAACCAGGTGAAAGGCATTTTTGGCTTCACCAACAGTGACTGCATTGGGAAGATTAGTTTTCCTGCTATCCAGGCTGCTCCCTCCTTCAGCAATTCCTTCCCACAGATCTTCAAAGACAGGTCGGACATCCAGTGCCTCATCCCGTGTGCCATTGACCAGGACCCTTACTTTAGAATGACAAGAGATGTTGCCCCCCGGATTGGCTACCCTAAACCAGCCCTGCTCCACTCAACCTTCTTCCCTGCCCTGCAGGGAGCCCAGACCAAGATGAGTGCCAGCGACCCCAACTCCTCCATCTTCCTCACGGACACTGCCAAGCAGATCAAGACCAAGGTCAACAAGCATGCATTTTCTGGAGGAAGAGACACCGTTGAGGAGCACAGGCAGTTTGGGGGCAACTGTGAGGTGGACGTGTCTTTCATGTACCTAACCTTCTTCCTTGAGGATGACGACAAGCTCGAGCAGATCAAGCAGGATTATACCAGTGGAGCCATGCTTACCGGTGAGCTCAAGAAGACGCTTATAGAAGTTCTGCAGCCCTTGATCGCTGATCACCAGGCCCGGCGCCAGGAGGTCACAGAAGAGATTGTGAAAGAGTTCATGACTCCCCGGAAGCTGACCTTCGACTTTCAGTAA
- the LOC143688785 gene encoding tryptophan--tRNA ligase, cytoplasmic-like isoform X1, with protein sequence MADVSNGEPCASVLELFNSIAAQGELVRSLKARKASKDEIDSAVKMLLSLKKSYKTATGDDYESNCPPGNQAPESPSGPEAPEGTEDFVDPWTVQTSSAKGIDYDKLIVRFGSSKIDKELINRIEKATGQRPHRFLRRGIFFSHRDMNQVLDAYENKKPFYLYTGRGPSSEAMHVGHLIPFIFTKWLQDVFNVPLVIQMTDDEKYLWKDLTLDQPYGYAVENAKDIIACGFDIKKTFIFSDLDYMGMSPGFYKNVVKIQKHVTFNQVKGIFGFTNSDCIGKISFPAIQAAPSFSNSFPQIFKDRSDIQCLIPCAIDQDPYFRMTRDVAPRIGYPKPALLHSTFFPALQGAQTKMSASDPNSSIFLTDTAKQIKTKVNKHAFSGGRDTVEEHRQFGGNCEVDVSFMYLTFFLEDDDKLEQIKQDYTSGAMLTGELKKTLIEVLQPLIADHQARRQEVTEEIVKEFMTPRKLTFDFQ encoded by the coding sequence ATGGCAGATGTGTCCAATGGTGAGCCCTGTGCCTCTGTGCTGGAGCTGTTTAACAGCATAGCTGCTCAGGGGGAGCTTGTGAGATCCCTTAAAGCCAGAAAGGCATCGAAGGATGAAATTGATTCTGCAGTAAAGATGTTGTTGTCATTGAAAAAGAGCTACAAAACTGCAACCGGGGACGACTACGAGTCTAACTGCCCTCCAGGGAATCAGGCCCCTGAGAGTCCTAGTGGCCCAGAGGCCCCAGAAGGCACAGAGGATTTTGTGGACCCATGGACAGTACAGACAAGCAGTGCAAAAGGCATTGACTATGACAAGCTCATTGTTCGGTTTGGAAGTAGTAAGATTGACAAAGAGTTGATAAACCgaatagagaaagccacaggccAGCGACCCCATCGCTTCCTGCGCAGAGGCATCTTCTTCTCACACAGAGATATGAATCAAGTACTCGATGCCTATGAAAATAAGAAGCCATTTTATCTGTACACTGGCAGGGGCCCTTCTTCTGAAGCCATGCACGTTGGTCACCTCATCCCATTTATTTTCACAAAGTGGCTGCAGGATGTGTTTAATGTGCCCTTGGTCATCCAGATGACAGACGATGAGAAGTACCTGTGGAAGGACCTGACCCTGGACCAACCCTACGGCTATGCCGTAGAGAATGCCAAGGACATTATTGCCTGTGGCTTTGACATAAAGAAGACTTTCATCTTCTCAGACCTTGACTACATGGGGATGAGCCCAGGCTTCTATAAGAATGTGGTGAAGATTCAGAAGCACGTTACCTTCAACCAGGTGAAAGGCATTTTTGGCTTCACCAACAGTGACTGCATTGGGAAGATTAGTTTTCCTGCTATCCAGGCTGCTCCCTCCTTCAGCAATTCCTTCCCACAGATCTTCAAAGACAGGTCGGACATCCAGTGCCTCATCCCGTGTGCCATTGACCAGGACCCTTACTTTAGAATGACAAGAGATGTTGCCCCCCGGATTGGCTACCCTAAACCAGCCCTGCTCCACTCAACCTTCTTCCCTGCCCTGCAGGGAGCCCAGACCAAGATGAGTGCCAGCGACCCCAACTCCTCCATCTTCCTCACGGACACTGCCAAGCAGATCAAGACCAAGGTCAACAAGCATGCATTTTCTGGAGGAAGAGACACCGTTGAGGAGCACAGGCAGTTTGGGGGCAACTGTGAGGTGGACGTGTCTTTCATGTACCTAACCTTCTTCCTTGAGGATGACGACAAGCTCGAGCAGATCAAGCAGGATTATACCAGTGGAGCCATGCTTACCGGTGAGCTCAAGAAGACGCTTATAGAAGTTCTGCAGCCCTTGATCGCTGATCACCAGGCCCGGCGCCAGGAGGTCACAGAAGAGATTGTGAAAGAGTTCATGACTCCCCGGAAGCTGACCTTCGACTTTCAGTAA